A single genomic interval of Psychroserpens sp. NJDZ02 harbors:
- a CDS encoding carbonic anhydrase: protein MDIKKVFDNNDKFVKTKLAIDKDYFENLGKGQSPELLYIGCSDSRVTAEDLMGLGPGEVFVHRNIANMVSGNDLSAMSVVEYAVVHLKVNHVVVCGHYACGGVKAAMQSADLGILNSWLRNIRDVYRIHKDELNAIKDEEKKYDRLVELNVKEQCVNLLKTAAVQKAYRDRDLKVHGWVFNVHTGKLIDLKIDFDHYLEDIMEIYHLD, encoded by the coding sequence ATGGATATTAAAAAAGTGTTTGATAACAACGATAAATTTGTTAAGACAAAATTAGCTATAGATAAGGACTATTTTGAAAACCTAGGTAAAGGTCAAAGTCCCGAATTACTTTATATTGGCTGTAGTGATAGTCGTGTAACAGCCGAAGATTTAATGGGATTAGGTCCAGGCGAAGTGTTTGTGCATCGTAACATTGCAAACATGGTTTCTGGTAATGACTTAAGCGCTATGTCTGTTGTGGAATATGCGGTAGTACACCTTAAAGTTAATCATGTTGTCGTTTGTGGACACTATGCTTGTGGAGGAGTCAAAGCGGCGATGCAATCTGCAGATTTAGGTATTTTAAATTCTTGGTTACGTAATATCCGTGATGTGTATCGCATACACAAAGACGAATTAAATGCCATTAAAGACGAAGAGAAAAAGTATGACCGTTTGGTTGAGCTTAACGTTAAAGAGCAATGTGTTAACTTGTTAAAAACAGCAGCAGTACAAAAAGCCTATAGAGATAGAGATTTAAAAGTACACGGTTGGGTATTTAATGTGCATACGGGTAAGTTAATTGACTTAAAAATAGATTTTGATCACTATTTAGAAGACATTATGGAAATCTATCACTTAGATTAA